Within Oribacterium sp. oral taxon 102, the genomic segment TTCCCCCGGGAGGAAGCCGTCAGCCGCTCCTCCGAGCCATGGTTCCGCGAACGGATCTATGCGAAATTGAATGAGAAGCTTCTGCGCTTCTAAGCCTTTGGGCCTTTTCTGAAGCTCTTCTCCCGGCCTTCCCGCCGGATTTCTTCCCCGCTGATCCACGCCGTCCGCGCTCTGCCGGTACCGCTCCCGCCGGAGTGCTTTTTCCCTGCTGTCTCTCTGCCTTCGCCGCCATTCCGGCTTTTTTTCCCGCAGCGTTTCCGCCCTTCGAGAGCCGTACCAGCGGAATGCTGCCCGCTATCTCGAGCAGCGGCAGCTCCCGCTTCATCATCCGTTCGATGTCGTAAAGACGCTCCAGCTCCTCCTCACAGCAGAGGCTCACCGCCTCTCCGACCGCACCGGCTCTGCCGGAGCGCCCGATCCTGTGAATATAGGACTCCGGATCCTCCGGCAGCTCATAGTTGAACACATGACTGAGCTTCGGCACATCGATCCCGCGAGAAGCAAGGTCGGTCGCAATCAGCACTCGAATATTGCCGGATTTGAAACGCTCCAGCGCATTCTGCCGCTGCCCCTGCGTCTTATCTCCATGGATCGAAAGCGCGTGAATCCCCGCTTTTTCCAGATCCCGTGCCAGCCTGTCCGCACCATGCTTGGTTCTGGTGAAAACAATCGACTTCTTCACTCCCTCCCGAGAAAGCAGCACTGCAAGGATATGTTTCTTCTCCGCCTTCACGGTATAGCAGAGACTCTGCTTCACCGTATCCACCGGCTCCGTCACCGGAGCGATCCGGATAGACACCGGATCCCGAAGCAGCTCCTGCGCCAGCTGCTCGATCTCCCTCGGCATGGTCGCGGAGAATAACAGGGTCTGCCGCTCCTGTCTGGCCATGCCGGCGATCTTCCGTACACTGCCGATGAAGCCCATATCCAGCATACGATCCGCCTCATCCAGCACCAGAAGCTCCACATCCCGGAGACTGAGCAGCCCCTCTCCCACATAGTCCAGAAGTCTGCCCGGTGTCGCCACGAGGATATCACAGCCCTGTGAAAGCTCCGAGAGCTGCGGCCCCGGCTTTACGCCGCCGAATACACAGACGGTTCGCAGGCGCAGATATCTGCCGTAAAGCTTGAAATTCTCAAAGATCTGTATCGCCAGCTCTCTGGTCGGCGTCAGAATCAACGCCCGGATCCGCCTCTCTCTTGCATTTCCCAGAAGCTGAAGAATCGGAAGCGCAAACGCCGCCGTCTTTCCCGTCCCGGTCTGCGCACAGGCAATCATATCCCTCCCCGACAGCAGCACAGGAATCGCCTGCTCCTGTATCGGCGAAGGCTCCCTGTAGCCCGCCTTCACAACCGCATCCTGTATTTCTTTTCTCAGTGCAAAATCCTGAAACTGCATCTCTCCTTTTCCCCTCCTCTGTCTCTATCCGTCTCTGCTTCTTCTGCCTCGCCTCTTTTAGCAGTCTCCCAGCTTCCACTCGCTGAGCGGCTTCAGCTCGATCCGCGCGCCGTCCTGCAGGAAAAACCAGTGGTCGTTAATCCGCTTCGCGCCGTACTCCTCCGCCTTCGCCATCGTCCCGGGAATATCCTCCACCGCGATAGAGATATGGTCATAGCCGTTGTCTTCACCGATCCGGATCTCCTCCTGCTCGCAGAGCTGTATTCCTTCCCGGTACCAGCACTTCCGCTCCGGCTTCTCCCCGATTTCCCTCCACATATTCATTTCAAATACATACTCGAAAAAACGCTTTGCCCCCTCGTAGTTCCTGCAGCGAATCGCCGCGTGATCGATCTTTGCCATATTCTTCTCCTCTTTTCGCACTTTCGCGATGCTTACACATCGCTGCGTTCTCATACCTGTTGTCCCGTCATATCTTCAAATGCTTTTGCAGGCAGGCTTGCACCGCATATGACCACATGACAGGGGGACTTATACAGTAAAAAAGCTCCGGAAATCCGGAGCTTTTCGTGCGCCCTCAGGGACTCGAACCCTGGACAAATAGATTAAGAGTCTACTGCTCTACCAGCTGAGCTAAGGGCGCTGAGAGCGCGAGACGGGAATCGGACCCGCGACCTTCTCCTTGGCAAGGAGACGTAGTACCACTCTACTACTCGCGCATTACTAATGTCGTTCGGCTTTCATCTCTGTGCAGAACGGAGCATTATACAAAAGGCAGATCAAAACGGTGTGAATGTTATCGCCGCTTCTCCTCGTCTTGTGTGCCCAGAACCGGAATCGAACCAGTGACACGAGGATTTTCAGTCCTCTGCTCTACCGACTGAGCTATCTGGGCAACAGCGGGTGATGGGAATCGAACCCACATATTCAGCTTGGAAGGCTGACATTCTACCATTGAACTACACCCGCAATACTTCGGTCTTGCTCGCGACTTGCGAACACGAATGGTATTTTATCCCACAGAGTTCCTTTTGTCAACAAGTTTTCCCGAAATATCCAATTAACTTTTAGAGAGCGTTTTATCAGGAGCTGCTTCCTCCTGTGCCGCAACATCCTTGATGGCAATTACATCCGCACCCAGACCCAAAATATCCGGAATCAGGACAGTGCCGCTGTATACCGGTGCCTCCAGAGTGATATTTTTGATTTCAGACATCACATCAAAAATACGATCCTTGGGGACGGCACGATTGAGACGTACGCTGGCGAGGGGCAGAACGCCGCCCTTCACGAGCACTGAGCTTGCGATGGTACGTCTCGGATCCGTAAGCTCCTGTTTTACATATTCTTCCCCACGCTTACAGCCGTTGCCTGTTACGGAAAATACATTTTTCCCCTCATATTCTGTTTCTATCTCACAGCCTCTCGGGCAAACGATGCATGTATATGTCCTTTTCATTCGACGCTCACCTCCAGTCGGCCTTCCCTCTCCAGCCGACCGGCCTTAATGGGGATCCGAATCATCTCTGCGGGAATCGCCTTCACCATTTTCTTCGCGGCTACCTCTCTCCCCCCTGCCGAACCACGATCCTTACCTCCTTCATAGGTCTGGAAACACGCAGACTTAAATCGAAGTCCTTCATTCCCGATACCTTCATTGGTACAGTATGATTGATCTGGGGCGCAAGCCCAATCTCTAAATTGCATTCCGGCAGTTCTCCGGCTTCGAGATATTCTGCCACCGCATCGGCAAGACGCTCCGCCTCCAGTGAGACAAAGTCCACCAGATCGTGAACATGGAGCACATTTCCTGCCGCAAAGATACCGGGCACATTTGTCCGGAAGCTCTCATCCACCACCGCGCCCCTCGTTCCGGGATGCAGGATAACGCCGGCTTCGCGGCTTAGTTCATTTTCCGGAATCAGCCCCACAGAAAGAATCAGCGTGTCACATTCATGATATTTCCCTGTTCCGGCGATGGGCTGAAAATGCGCATTCACTTCAGAAATGGTCACCCCTGTGAGACGGCTGCCGCCA encodes:
- a CDS encoding DUF1667 domain-containing protein: MKRTYTCIVCPRGCEIETEYEGKNVFSVTGNGCKRGEEYVKQELTDPRRTIASSVLVKGGVLPLASVRLNRAVPKDRIFDVMSEIKNITLEAPVYSGTVLIPDILGLGADVIAIKDVAAQEEAAPDKTLSKS
- a CDS encoding VOC family protein; the encoded protein is MAKIDHAAIRCRNYEGAKRFFEYVFEMNMWREIGEKPERKCWYREGIQLCEQEEIRIGEDNGYDHISIAVEDIPGTMAKAEEYGAKRINDHWFFLQDGARIELKPLSEWKLGDC
- a CDS encoding DEAD/DEAH box helicase; protein product: MQFQDFALRKEIQDAVVKAGYREPSPIQEQAIPVLLSGRDMIACAQTGTGKTAAFALPILQLLGNARERRIRALILTPTRELAIQIFENFKLYGRYLRLRTVCVFGGVKPGPQLSELSQGCDILVATPGRLLDYVGEGLLSLRDVELLVLDEADRMLDMGFIGSVRKIAGMARQERQTLLFSATMPREIEQLAQELLRDPVSIRIAPVTEPVDTVKQSLCYTVKAEKKHILAVLLSREGVKKSIVFTRTKHGADRLARDLEKAGIHALSIHGDKTQGQRQNALERFKSGNIRVLIATDLASRGIDVPKLSHVFNYELPEDPESYIHRIGRSGRAGAVGEAVSLCCEEELERLYDIERMMKRELPLLEIAGSIPLVRLSKGGNAAGKKAGMAAKAERQQGKSTPAGAVPAERGRRGSAGKKSGGKAGRRASEKAQRLRSAEASHSISHRSVRGTMARRSG